One window of the Brevundimonas goettingensis genome contains the following:
- the glnD gene encoding [protein-PII] uridylyltransferase yields MARQYSAAADEILIALWRFTSETLYPSHNPTEAEKLTLIAVGGYGRGVLAPFSDLDLLFLRPWKTTARTETVAEFVLYVLWDLGLKVGSSARSVDECLALSRTDMTVRTALLEGRWLAGDKHLAEDFLWRFRGTVTNADPRPFIAAKLEERQARHTKAGNVRYRVEPNIKDGKGGLRDLNTLFWIARALAPESPLGAAVLNDLLTARERRTFEEAFDFLWRVRCHLHLITGRAEEKLTFDLQPEVARRMGWRGRGDEPAVERFMRRYFLVARDVGALTRAMSATLEARQQKNTLSLSRLIPGRKRNLGVPGFIEDGGRLSVESAQVFIDDPVKLLTLFVTADQHDLDLHPHAFSAVTRSLGLVTPKLRRDPRATAAFLHILAHGQRPYRVLTIMNETGLLGRFLPEWGRIVGQTQFNMYHAFTVDEHSLQAIGIINDIFRGKLKDDHPLSSSTIHLIADFEVLMLAMLLHDVGKGGERGQLEDGAIAARRACERLGVDPRRIELVVWLVRNHLAMSDYAQKRDTSDPQTIKDFAELVGDPERLRLLLVLTVADIRAVGPGVWNNWKGQLITALYTRVEALFRGEDVDLIDPLAEHAALIARAFETGAAAECRQGPGRIESTTEIALAARDRPGLFADLTAVLAAAGADVTGARVATAADGTALDVFQVQDGADAPYGQAEPRRLKTLVAALEAAARGETPVEPPAMPASTPRRAVFDVRPVVMIDAGASETATVIEVSGADRPGLLAELSRTLTDLDLSIRSAHVAGFGERAVDSFYVVDRKGRKIFSEMLLNEIQTGLEAVLERAPAAPQGRQIIAARASARDVSDLNRPIRRAKDVSSQAEPR; encoded by the coding sequence GTGGCCCGACAGTATAGCGCCGCCGCCGACGAGATCCTGATCGCCCTGTGGCGGTTCACCTCCGAGACCCTCTATCCGTCGCACAATCCGACCGAGGCCGAGAAGCTGACCCTGATCGCTGTCGGGGGCTACGGGCGCGGGGTGCTGGCGCCGTTTTCCGATCTGGACCTGCTGTTCCTGAGGCCGTGGAAGACCACCGCCCGGACGGAGACGGTCGCCGAGTTCGTCCTCTACGTCCTGTGGGACCTTGGGCTGAAGGTCGGATCCTCGGCCCGGTCGGTCGACGAATGCCTCGCCCTGTCGCGCACCGACATGACCGTCCGCACCGCCCTGCTGGAAGGGCGCTGGCTGGCCGGCGACAAACATCTGGCCGAGGATTTCCTGTGGCGCTTCCGGGGGACGGTGACCAATGCCGACCCCCGCCCCTTCATCGCCGCCAAGCTGGAAGAGCGTCAGGCGCGTCACACCAAGGCGGGCAATGTCCGCTATCGCGTCGAGCCCAATATCAAGGACGGCAAGGGGGGTCTGCGCGACCTCAACACACTGTTCTGGATCGCCCGGGCCCTCGCGCCGGAAAGCCCGCTGGGCGCCGCCGTCCTGAACGATCTCCTGACCGCCCGCGAGCGCCGCACCTTCGAGGAGGCGTTCGACTTCCTGTGGCGGGTGCGCTGCCACCTGCACCTGATCACCGGCCGGGCCGAGGAAAAGCTGACCTTCGACCTCCAGCCCGAGGTGGCGCGGCGGATGGGCTGGCGCGGGCGCGGCGACGAGCCGGCGGTCGAGCGGTTCATGCGCCGCTATTTCCTCGTCGCCCGTGACGTCGGCGCCCTGACCCGGGCCATGAGCGCGACGCTGGAGGCGCGTCAGCAGAAGAACACCCTCAGCCTGTCGCGGCTGATCCCGGGGCGGAAGCGCAACCTCGGCGTTCCCGGCTTCATCGAGGACGGCGGCCGGCTGTCGGTCGAGAGCGCCCAGGTCTTCATCGACGACCCGGTCAAGCTGCTGACCCTGTTCGTCACCGCCGACCAGCACGATCTGGACCTGCATCCCCACGCCTTCTCCGCCGTGACCCGGTCGCTGGGGCTGGTGACGCCGAAGCTCAGGCGCGATCCCCGCGCCACGGCCGCCTTCCTGCACATCCTGGCGCACGGCCAGAGGCCCTATCGCGTCCTGACCATCATGAACGAGACCGGGCTGCTGGGCCGGTTCCTCCCCGAATGGGGGCGGATCGTCGGCCAGACCCAGTTCAACATGTACCACGCCTTCACGGTCGACGAGCACAGCCTGCAGGCCATCGGCATCATCAACGACATCTTCCGCGGCAAGCTGAAGGACGACCATCCGCTGTCGTCCTCGACCATCCATCTGATCGCCGACTTCGAGGTGCTCATGCTGGCCATGCTGCTGCATGATGTCGGCAAGGGCGGGGAGCGCGGTCAGCTGGAGGACGGCGCCATCGCGGCGCGGCGGGCCTGCGAACGGCTGGGCGTCGACCCGCGCCGGATCGAGCTGGTGGTCTGGCTTGTCCGCAACCACCTGGCCATGTCCGACTATGCCCAGAAGCGCGACACCTCCGATCCCCAGACGATAAAGGACTTCGCCGAGCTGGTCGGCGATCCCGAGCGGCTGCGCCTGCTGCTGGTCCTGACCGTCGCCGACATCCGCGCCGTGGGGCCTGGCGTCTGGAACAACTGGAAGGGCCAGCTGATCACCGCCCTCTATACCCGGGTCGAGGCCCTGTTCCGGGGCGAGGACGTGGATCTGATCGACCCCCTGGCCGAACACGCCGCCCTGATCGCCCGGGCCTTCGAGACCGGCGCCGCCGCCGAATGCCGTCAGGGGCCGGGCCGGATCGAATCCACGACCGAGATCGCGCTGGCCGCCCGCGACCGGCCGGGGCTGTTCGCCGACCTGACAGCGGTGCTGGCCGCCGCCGGGGCCGACGTCACAGGCGCCCGGGTCGCCACTGCCGCCGACGGCACGGCGCTGGACGTGTTTCAGGTCCAGGACGGCGCCGACGCCCCCTATGGCCAGGCCGAGCCGCGCCGCCTCAAGACCCTGGTCGCCGCCCTCGAGGCCGCCGCCCGGGGCGAGACCCCGGTCGAGCCGCCCGCCATGCCCGCCTCGACCCCGCGCCGCGCCGTCTTCGACGTGCGACCCGTGGTCATGATCGACGCCGGGGCCAGCGAGACGGCGACGGTGATCGAGGTCTCGGGCGCCGACCGGCCGGGCCTTCTGGCCGAGCTGTCGCGCACCCTGACCGATCTGGACCTGTCGATCCGCTCGGCCCACGTCGCCGGCTTCGGCGAGCGGGCGGTCGACAGCTTCTATGTGGTGGACCGCAAGGGGCGGAAGATCTTCTCCGAAATGCTGCTGAACGAAATCCAGACCGGGCTGGAGGCGGTGCTGGAACGGGCCCCCGCCGCGCCCCAGGGCCGCCAGATCATCGCCGCCCGGGCCAGCGCCCGCGACGTCTCTGACCTCAATCGTCCGATCCGACGTGCGAAGGACGTTTCGTCGCAGGCGGAACCGCGCTAA
- the mutS gene encoding DNA mismatch repair protein MutS, whose protein sequence is MNAPLAHPPQPAPDGVTPVMGQYLAAKAAQPDAIVFFRMGDFYELFFKDAEIASALLGITLTRRGKHQGEDIPMAGVPVHAMDGYLARLIRAGQRVAICDQIETPAEAKKRGSKAIVARDIVRVVTPGTLTEDSLLEARGANRLAAVAIRKGRAAVAVVELSAGAVDSVACALEDLAATLAAFRPSEVLVPDKLFSDDAVRPALDGSGGVVQALASAVAEPAAARDRVERLYGVASLDGFGAFEEAEVSALGLVAAYLETTQAGKVPALTPPRRSGESGFLAIDPATRQSLEIDRTQRGEREGSLLACLDRTVTSGGARALAERVARPLRDPLAINEGLDAVEWLLERRDLRRDLRDALRASADVARAVSRLALGRGGPRDLAAIRSGLDIAESIGGLFVVPANPLSAPPQRLLGCLDRLTLSPDLGRLKIDLIEGLMDEPPHLARDGGFVRPGFRPELDAARTLRDDSRRVVADLEARAVAESGVPFKIKHNAVLGYFLETTAKHAEPLFRAGPESPYIHRQTLAAQVRFTTVELSELDAKISQAGFRALAMEGETFEGWRQTVQRLAQPLQAVADALAELDATSALAEWAEEVGAVRPTVDSSLTFEVQGGRHPVVEAAVRKAGDPFTPNDCRLDGAPIKGAGACPRLSIVTGPNMAGKSTFLRQNALLVILAQAGSFVPAQAMRLGVVDRLFSRVGAGDDLARGRSTFMMEMVETAAILTQATPASFVVLDEIGRGTATYDGLAIAWACAEALHETNRSRTLFATHYHELARLEERLDHVSNLSMKAKEWNGELIFLHEAGAGAADRSYGVQVAKLAGVPPWVVARARSVLDRLEAEKAANDKLDDLPLFAVAEPPPPPMKSIMDEAVAALDPDAMSPREALEALYRLKALKV, encoded by the coding sequence ATGAACGCTCCCCTCGCCCACCCCCCGCAGCCCGCGCCTGACGGCGTGACCCCCGTCATGGGCCAGTATCTGGCGGCCAAGGCGGCGCAGCCCGACGCCATCGTCTTCTTCCGGATGGGCGATTTCTACGAGCTGTTCTTCAAGGACGCCGAGATCGCCTCGGCCCTGCTGGGCATCACCCTGACCAGGCGCGGCAAGCATCAGGGCGAGGACATCCCCATGGCGGGGGTGCCGGTCCACGCCATGGACGGCTATCTGGCGCGGCTGATCCGGGCCGGACAGCGCGTCGCCATCTGCGACCAGATCGAGACCCCCGCCGAGGCGAAAAAGCGCGGCTCCAAGGCCATCGTGGCGCGCGACATCGTGCGCGTCGTCACCCCCGGCACCCTGACCGAGGACTCCCTGCTGGAGGCGCGGGGCGCGAACCGTCTGGCGGCGGTGGCGATCCGCAAGGGCCGCGCGGCCGTCGCCGTGGTCGAGCTGTCGGCCGGGGCGGTGGATTCGGTCGCCTGCGCTCTGGAAGACCTGGCCGCGACGCTCGCCGCCTTCCGCCCGTCCGAGGTGCTGGTCCCGGACAAGCTTTTCTCCGACGACGCCGTCCGTCCCGCGCTGGACGGCTCCGGCGGGGTGGTTCAGGCCCTGGCCTCCGCCGTCGCCGAGCCCGCCGCCGCACGCGACCGGGTCGAGCGGCTGTACGGCGTCGCCTCGCTGGACGGTTTCGGCGCCTTCGAGGAGGCCGAGGTCTCGGCCCTGGGTCTGGTCGCCGCCTATCTGGAGACGACCCAGGCCGGCAAGGTCCCGGCCCTGACGCCGCCGCGCCGTTCGGGCGAGAGCGGCTTCCTGGCTATCGACCCGGCGACGCGCCAGTCGCTCGAGATCGACCGCACCCAGCGCGGCGAGCGCGAGGGCTCGCTGCTGGCCTGTCTGGACCGCACCGTCACCTCGGGCGGGGCCCGGGCTCTGGCCGAGCGCGTCGCCCGGCCGCTGCGCGATCCGTTGGCCATCAACGAGGGACTGGACGCCGTCGAATGGCTGCTGGAGCGCCGCGACCTGCGCCGCGATCTGAGGGACGCCCTGCGCGCCTCCGCCGACGTCGCCCGCGCGGTGTCCCGGTTGGCGCTGGGCCGTGGCGGACCGCGCGATCTGGCCGCCATCCGTTCGGGACTGGACATCGCCGAGAGCATCGGGGGGCTGTTCGTGGTTCCCGCAAATCCGTTGAGCGCGCCGCCGCAGCGGCTGCTCGGCTGTCTCGACCGCCTGACCCTGTCGCCCGATCTGGGGCGGCTGAAGATCGACCTCATCGAAGGCCTGATGGACGAGCCGCCGCATCTGGCGCGCGACGGCGGCTTCGTCCGTCCCGGCTTCCGGCCCGAGCTGGACGCCGCCCGCACCCTTCGCGACGACAGCCGCCGGGTGGTCGCCGACCTCGAGGCCCGCGCCGTCGCCGAATCGGGCGTGCCGTTCAAGATCAAGCACAACGCCGTCCTCGGCTATTTCCTCGAGACCACGGCCAAACATGCCGAGCCCCTGTTCCGCGCAGGTCCGGAGAGCCCCTACATCCACCGCCAGACCCTGGCGGCCCAGGTGCGGTTCACCACCGTCGAACTGTCGGAGCTGGACGCGAAGATCAGCCAGGCCGGGTTCCGGGCCCTGGCCATGGAGGGCGAGACCTTCGAGGGCTGGCGCCAGACCGTGCAACGCCTCGCCCAGCCGCTGCAGGCCGTCGCCGACGCCCTGGCCGAACTGGACGCCACCTCGGCGCTCGCAGAATGGGCGGAAGAGGTCGGGGCGGTCCGGCCAACGGTTGATTCCAGCCTGACCTTCGAGGTCCAGGGCGGTCGCCACCCCGTCGTCGAGGCGGCGGTCAGGAAGGCGGGCGACCCCTTCACCCCCAACGACTGCCGTCTGGACGGCGCCCCGATCAAGGGGGCGGGCGCCTGCCCGCGTCTGTCGATCGTCACCGGGCCGAACATGGCCGGTAAGTCGACCTTCCTGCGCCAGAACGCCCTGCTGGTGATCCTGGCCCAGGCCGGATCCTTCGTGCCTGCGCAGGCGATGCGGCTGGGCGTCGTCGACCGGCTGTTCTCGCGCGTCGGCGCCGGGGACGACCTGGCGCGCGGCCGCTCCACCTTCATGATGGAGATGGTCGAGACGGCCGCCATCCTGACCCAGGCGACACCCGCAAGCTTCGTGGTGCTGGACGAGATCGGGCGCGGCACGGCGACCTATGACGGTCTGGCCATCGCCTGGGCCTGCGCCGAGGCCCTGCACGAGACCAATCGCTCGCGCACCCTGTTCGCCACCCACTATCACGAGCTGGCGCGGCTGGAGGAGCGGCTCGACCACGTCTCCAATCTGTCGATGAAGGCCAAGGAGTGGAACGGGGAACTGATCTTCCTGCACGAGGCCGGCGCCGGCGCCGCCGATCGCTCCTACGGGGTGCAGGTGGCGAAGCTGGCGGGCGTGCCGCCCTGGGTGGTGGCCCGCGCCCGCTCGGTGCTGGACCGGCTGGAGGCCGAGAAGGCCGCCAACGACAAGCTGGACGACCTGCCCCTGTTCGCAGTCGCCGAACCGCCGCCTCCGCCGATGAAGTCGATCATGGACGAGGCCGTCGCAGCGCTCGATCCCGACGCGATGAGCCCGCGCGAGGCGCTTGAAGCCTTGTACCGGTTGAAGGCCCTGAAGGTCTGA
- a CDS encoding CAP domain-containing protein, with protein sequence MGLQGGGDAQLSREVLAEMNLMRSDPQAYIAVLQDYRTQFRGDIVVRPGRINIQTREGVAAVDEAIAFLRRQKPMAPLSPDLILALTAGDHVADQGPSGFIGHYGSDGWDFATRVTRRGGDPYGGENISYGYDTAREVIIQLLVDDNIADRGHRVNLFRDGYVRAGVSCGPHAVFNHMCVIDYGYEPVKRR encoded by the coding sequence ATGGGCCTTCAGGGCGGCGGCGACGCCCAGCTGTCGCGCGAGGTCCTGGCCGAGATGAACCTGATGCGGTCGGACCCCCAGGCCTATATCGCCGTGCTGCAGGACTACCGGACCCAGTTCCGCGGCGACATCGTCGTGCGGCCCGGCCGGATCAATATCCAGACCCGCGAGGGGGTTGCGGCGGTCGACGAGGCCATCGCCTTCCTGCGCCGCCAGAAGCCGATGGCGCCGCTGTCGCCCGATCTGATCCTGGCCTTGACGGCCGGAGACCATGTCGCCGATCAGGGCCCTTCGGGCTTCATCGGCCACTATGGTTCGGACGGCTGGGATTTCGCGACCCGCGTGACCCGGCGAGGCGGCGATCCCTATGGCGGGGAGAACATCTCCTACGGCTATGACACCGCCCGCGAAGTGATCATCCAGCTGCTGGTCGACGACAATATCGCCGACCGGGGCCACCGGGTGAACCTGTTCCGCGACGGCTATGTCCGCGCCGGCGTCAGCTGCGGCCCGCATGCGGTGTTCAACCACATGTGCGTCATCGATTACGGCTATGAGCCGGTGAAGCGGCGCTAG
- a CDS encoding GNAT family N-acetyltransferase, with the protein MTADGAAIPHYIASNMTHPLDRAVWNALTTRLSSFTTRDSDARAVRIDPEIGVFVSAADGSPESRARLTELARRHPGASLVERADGPMVDVLPEGIAIRDRIALVQMTATELTPSSAPEIAFQTLTEADAPAMLALATLTRPGPFRSRTRELGPFVGIKQDGELIAMAGRRLRVGGFTELSGVCTHPDHRGRGYAAALSRVVVGEIHATGEAAFLHAFADHDATIAFYRTLGFEIRAPMTYTILES; encoded by the coding sequence ATGACGGCTGACGGCGCAGCCATCCCGCACTACATCGCGTCCAACATGACCCACCCGCTCGACCGCGCCGTCTGGAACGCCCTGACCACACGTCTCTCGTCCTTCACAACGAGGGATTCCGATGCGCGCGCCGTGCGGATCGATCCCGAGATCGGGGTCTTCGTTTCCGCCGCCGACGGCTCGCCGGAGAGCCGGGCGCGCCTGACCGAACTGGCCCGGCGTCATCCGGGCGCGAGCCTGGTCGAGCGCGCAGACGGGCCGATGGTCGATGTCCTGCCGGAAGGGATCGCCATTCGCGACCGCATCGCCCTGGTGCAGATGACGGCGACCGAACTCACCCCCTCATCCGCCCCCGAGATCGCCTTCCAGACCCTGACCGAAGCCGATGCCCCGGCCATGCTCGCCCTGGCGACCCTGACCCGGCCCGGCCCCTTCCGGTCGAGGACGCGCGAACTCGGCCCGTTCGTCGGGATCAAACAGGACGGCGAACTGATCGCCATGGCCGGACGGCGGCTGCGGGTCGGCGGCTTCACCGAACTGAGCGGGGTCTGCACCCATCCGGATCATCGCGGCCGGGGTTATGCGGCGGCCCTGTCCCGGGTGGTGGTGGGCGAGATCCACGCCACGGGCGAGGCGGCCTTCCTGCACGCCTTCGCCGACCATGACGCGACCATCGCCTTCTATCGCACCCTGGGCTTCGAAATTCGCGCGCCGATGACCTATACGATTCTGGAAAGCTGA
- a CDS encoding OsmC family protein yields MSAHHTTVEWKRDGQVFIDKKYSRAHVWTFDGGAVVKGSSAPESVPVPMSDITAVDPEEAMVASLSSCHMLWFLAFAAGDGFVVDRYVDEASGMLGKDAGGHRYMNRVTLRPVTTFFGPAPTQAELDALHHAAHEHCEMAHSVRAEIVVEAKIG; encoded by the coding sequence ATGAGCGCACACCACACCACCGTCGAATGGAAACGCGACGGCCAGGTCTTCATCGACAAGAAGTATTCGCGCGCCCACGTCTGGACCTTTGACGGCGGCGCCGTGGTCAAGGGCTCCTCGGCGCCCGAGAGCGTGCCGGTTCCGATGTCGGACATCACCGCCGTGGACCCGGAGGAGGCCATGGTCGCGTCCCTGTCCAGCTGCCACATGCTATGGTTCCTGGCCTTCGCCGCCGGCGACGGTTTCGTGGTTGACCGCTATGTCGACGAGGCCTCGGGCATGCTGGGCAAGGACGCGGGCGGCCATCGCTACATGAACCGGGTGACCCTGCGCCCCGTCACCACCTTCTTCGGGCCCGCCCCGACGCAGGCCGAGCTCGACGCCCTGCACCACGCCGCCCACGAACACTGCGAGATGGCCCATTCGGTCCGGGCCGAGATCGTGGTCGAGGCGAAGATCGGCTGA
- the trpS gene encoding tryptophan--tRNA ligase, with translation MSDAAPASPAPTSNYAGPRRVLSGIQASGALHLGNYLGALKRFTQLQDQGAPCFLFVADLHAITVWQDPALLTAQTREIAAAYLASGLDPAKSVIFPQSAVRAHAELAWVFNCVARLGWLDRMTQFKEKSGKHKERSSVGLYTYPVLQAADILLYKATEVPTGEDQKQHLELTRDIAAKFNNDFGVPDFFPLPEPLTQGPAPRVMSLRDGSAKMSKSDPSDQSRINLTDDADAIAGKIRKSKTDMGVMPEVGEALDDRPEVRNLISIYAALSDQSKDAVTAEFAGQGFGAFKPRLADLAVSAMAPITAEMRRLMADTAEIDRVLKDGAERAAAIADPVVDEVKTIVGFWRA, from the coding sequence ATGTCCGACGCTGCGCCCGCCTCCCCCGCCCCCACCTCCAACTACGCCGGTCCGCGACGGGTGCTTTCGGGCATCCAGGCCTCGGGCGCGCTTCATCTGGGCAACTATCTCGGCGCCCTGAAACGCTTCACCCAGCTGCAGGATCAGGGCGCGCCCTGCTTCCTGTTCGTCGCCGATCTGCACGCCATCACCGTCTGGCAGGATCCGGCCCTGCTGACCGCCCAGACGCGCGAGATCGCCGCCGCCTATCTGGCCTCCGGCCTCGATCCGGCGAAGTCGGTCATCTTCCCGCAATCGGCCGTGCGCGCCCATGCGGAACTGGCCTGGGTCTTCAACTGCGTCGCCCGCCTCGGCTGGCTGGACCGGATGACCCAGTTCAAGGAGAAGTCGGGCAAGCACAAGGAACGCTCGAGCGTCGGCCTCTACACCTATCCGGTGCTGCAGGCGGCCGACATCCTGCTCTACAAGGCCACCGAGGTGCCGACCGGCGAGGACCAGAAGCAGCATCTGGAACTGACCCGCGACATCGCCGCCAAGTTCAACAACGACTTCGGCGTGCCCGACTTCTTCCCCCTGCCCGAACCCCTGACCCAGGGTCCGGCGCCGCGCGTCATGAGCCTGCGTGACGGCTCGGCCAAGATGTCCAAGTCGGACCCGTCGGACCAGTCGCGCATCAATCTGACCGACGACGCCGACGCCATCGCCGGCAAGATCCGCAAGTCCAAGACCGACATGGGCGTCATGCCCGAGGTCGGCGAGGCGCTGGACGACCGGCCCGAGGTCAGGAACCTGATCTCCATCTATGCGGCCCTGTCCGACCAGTCGAAGGACGCGGTCACCGCCGAGTTCGCCGGCCAGGGCTTCGGCGCCTTCAAGCCGCGCCTCGCCGACCTCGCCGTCAGCGCCATGGCCCCGATCACCGCCGAGATGCGCCGCCTGATGGCCGACACCGCCGAGATCGACCGCGTCCTCAAGGACGGCGCCGAACGCGCCGCCGCCATCGCCGATCCGGTAGTGGATGAGGTCAAGACAATCGTGGGCTTCTGGCGGGCCTGA
- the murJ gene encoding murein biosynthesis integral membrane protein MurJ, whose translation MSLARNTIVQSTLTLGSRVLGFTRDLALSARFGQGPMMDAWATAIMLPNLFRRLFAEGAFAQAFVPIYGGVRAAEGEEAAAVTASEALSFMFAVVTGFCIVMQIAMPWIIPLLMSAWKHDAGVMSVAITATQLAMPYLACMTIASLLSGVLNTGGKFALSAGVPVALNVCTLFPLLAPTFIPSMSQPDTLLAVSAAVTVSGLVQAGLLWWGVRRLGVRLKISLPKLTASVKKTLALAIPGAMAGGALQLNSVVSQVLTGSDAGARSVLYNADRLYQLPLGLVGVAIGLALVPRLTRAFVQGDHEGGQKTLDDGINLAMAFTLPAAVALFVIPYFIIDSTVTRGAFTHQDAARTADTLRQFGWGVPAFVLAKVLTPPFFARMDTRRPMIFAVTSVVITVVLGASLFFWFSHIGVDGVLGLAIATSVSAWINVALLWGTLIREKAWTPSAGFVSRISRVLAASGVMAALLLAAGIFYPELSKLFLAKEIAVLIVCGAGAVVYGACLFLFRAVTPAELKAVLRREPGASVQGGGLD comes from the coding sequence ATGAGCCTGGCTCGCAATACGATCGTCCAGTCCACCCTGACGCTGGGGAGCCGCGTCCTGGGCTTCACCCGCGACCTGGCCCTGTCGGCCCGGTTCGGCCAGGGGCCGATGATGGACGCCTGGGCCACGGCGATCATGCTGCCCAATCTGTTCCGCCGGCTGTTCGCCGAGGGCGCCTTCGCCCAGGCCTTCGTGCCCATCTACGGCGGTGTCCGCGCCGCCGAGGGCGAGGAGGCCGCGGCGGTGACGGCCTCGGAGGCCCTGAGCTTCATGTTCGCGGTGGTCACCGGCTTCTGCATCGTCATGCAGATCGCCATGCCGTGGATCATCCCGCTGCTGATGTCGGCCTGGAAGCACGACGCCGGGGTCATGTCGGTGGCGATCACCGCGACCCAGCTGGCCATGCCCTATCTGGCCTGTATGACCATCGCGTCCCTGCTGTCGGGCGTGCTCAACACAGGCGGAAAATTCGCCCTGTCGGCCGGGGTGCCGGTCGCGCTGAACGTCTGCACCCTGTTCCCGCTTCTGGCCCCGACCTTCATCCCCTCGATGAGTCAGCCGGACACGCTTCTGGCCGTCAGCGCGGCGGTGACCGTCTCGGGCCTCGTCCAGGCGGGCCTGCTGTGGTGGGGCGTGCGGCGTCTGGGCGTGCGCCTGAAGATCTCCCTGCCGAAGCTGACCGCCAGCGTGAAGAAGACCCTGGCCCTGGCCATTCCCGGCGCCATGGCCGGCGGCGCCCTGCAGCTGAACTCCGTGGTCAGCCAGGTCCTGACCGGCTCGGACGCCGGCGCCCGTTCGGTGCTCTACAACGCCGACCGCCTGTACCAGCTGCCGCTCGGCCTCGTCGGGGTCGCCATCGGCCTGGCCCTGGTCCCGCGCCTGACCAGGGCCTTCGTCCAGGGCGACCACGAGGGCGGGCAGAAGACCCTGGACGACGGCATCAACCTGGCCATGGCCTTCACCCTGCCGGCCGCCGTCGCCCTGTTCGTCATCCCCTATTTCATCATCGATTCGACGGTGACCCGCGGGGCCTTCACCCATCAGGACGCGGCCCGCACCGCGGACACCCTGCGCCAGTTCGGCTGGGGCGTGCCCGCCTTCGTCCTCGCCAAGGTCCTGACCCCGCCCTTCTTCGCCCGGATGGACACCCGGCGACCGATGATCTTCGCGGTGACCTCGGTGGTGATCACCGTGGTGCTGGGCGCGAGCCTGTTCTTCTGGTTCTCGCACATCGGCGTCGACGGCGTGCTGGGTCTGGCCATCGCCACCAGCGTCTCGGCCTGGATCAACGTCGCCCTGCTGTGGGGCACACTGATCCGCGAGAAGGCCTGGACTCCTTCGGCCGGCTTCGTCTCGCGCATCTCGCGCGTGCTGGCGGCCAGCGGCGTCATGGCGGCGCTCCTGCTGGCGGCGGGGATCTTCTATCCCGAGCTCAGCAAGCTGTTCCTCGCCAAGGAGATCGCGGTTCTGATCGTCTGCGGGGCCGGAGCCGTGGTCTACGGCGCCTGTCTGTTCCTGTTCCGCGCGGTCACCCCCGCCGAACTCAAGGCGGTCCTGCGTCGTGAGCCGGGCGCCTCGGTGCAAGGCGGCGGGCTGGACTAG
- a CDS encoding dienelactone hydrolase family protein, with amino-acid sequence MDTLSARWAKLETHTTVVGPDDDRPRPAVLLFHGCGGLRDHLPKYAAAAKAAGWRAFTVDSYGSRGYSRAFALATVCTGLLLRGDERAGDILATIHGVSARPDVDASRIALAGWSHGGWGIMEAMSADRRPKSLGLADPGEVSLDGIKAAYLAYPYIGFAALNRMRPWRHCPKTLAVIARGDHLTSVRNAEKVHEMVRNCGAEVETWIAEGTHSFDEPTSAPPMRYHPELTDEAIRRFRALLEDAATAPPVVA; translated from the coding sequence ATGGACACCTTGAGCGCGCGCTGGGCGAAACTGGAGACCCACACGACGGTGGTCGGGCCGGACGACGACCGACCGCGTCCGGCGGTCCTGCTGTTCCACGGCTGCGGGGGCCTACGCGACCATCTGCCGAAATACGCCGCGGCGGCGAAGGCGGCCGGATGGCGGGCCTTCACCGTCGATTCCTACGGATCTCGCGGCTACAGCCGGGCCTTCGCCCTGGCCACGGTCTGCACGGGCCTGCTGCTACGCGGCGACGAGCGGGCGGGCGACATTCTGGCGACGATCCACGGCGTCTCGGCCCGGCCCGACGTCGACGCCTCGCGTATCGCCCTGGCCGGCTGGAGCCACGGCGGCTGGGGCATCATGGAGGCGATGAGTGCGGACCGGCGTCCGAAATCTCTCGGCCTCGCCGATCCGGGCGAGGTCTCGCTGGACGGGATCAAGGCGGCCTATCTGGCCTATCCCTATATCGGTTTCGCCGCCCTGAACCGGATGCGGCCCTGGCGACACTGTCCGAAGACGCTCGCCGTCATCGCCCGCGGTGATCACCTGACCTCGGTCCGCAACGCCGAGAAGGTGCACGAGATGGTCCGCAACTGCGGCGCGGAGGTCGAGACCTGGATCGCCGAAGGCACCCACAGTTTCGACGAACCGACTTCCGCTCCGCCGATGCGCTACCACCCCGAACTGACCGACGAGGCCATCCGCCGGTTCAGGGCTCTGCTGGAAGACGCCGCCACGGCCCCGCCGGTCGTCGCCTGA